The following proteins are encoded in a genomic region of Paenibacillus sp. FSL H3-0469:
- a CDS encoding response regulator transcription factor translates to MENQNSGKAPIKVLLADDHQLFREGLKRILNMEDDIEVIGECGDGIQVLEFCNGNKPDIVLMDINMPIENGVEATQKLREMFPDVKVIILSIHDDESYVFETLRKGANGYLLKDMEAESLINAIRSVCEGHAFIHPKVTGKLINQLRRMTYLNETGAMAETAVKEAGVKFVAGDNNPLTRREAEVLRLMAEGKSNKMIGEYLFISEKTVKNHVSSILQKMEVDDRTQAVINSIKYGWVTL, encoded by the coding sequence ATGGAGAACCAAAACTCTGGCAAAGCGCCCATTAAAGTTCTTTTGGCCGATGATCATCAATTGTTTCGTGAAGGGCTTAAGCGTATTTTGAATATGGAGGATGACATCGAGGTCATAGGCGAATGCGGGGACGGCATCCAGGTGCTTGAATTCTGCAACGGCAACAAGCCGGATATCGTGCTGATGGATATCAATATGCCCATTGAGAACGGCGTGGAGGCTACGCAAAAGCTCCGTGAAATGTTCCCGGATGTCAAAGTGATTATCCTCTCGATTCATGATGATGAAAGCTACGTGTTTGAGACGCTGCGTAAGGGGGCGAACGGATACCTGCTGAAGGATATGGAAGCCGAGTCGCTGATTAATGCGATCCGCTCTGTATGCGAAGGACATGCTTTTATCCATCCGAAGGTGACCGGCAAGCTGATTAATCAGCTGCGGCGTATGACATACCTTAACGAGACTGGCGCTATGGCCGAGACGGCTGTGAAGGAAGCCGGTGTCAAATTCGTTGCAGGCGATAACAATCCGCTGACCCGCCGTGAGGCAGAGGTGCTTCGCTTGATGGCAGAGGGCAAGAGCAACAAGATGATCGGGGAGTATCTGTTTATCAGTGAGAAGACGGTCAAAAACCATGTCAGCAGTATTCTGCAAAAGATGGAAGTGGATGACCGCACGCAGGCTGTAATTAATTCTATCAAATATGGCTGGGTAACTTTATAG
- a CDS encoding sensor histidine kinase codes for MEFQADAIDRVIKNTIDVMESSKYQIFEILQVARDELAALNKELQRVMEETDETLQKVDKLEQQYHRSRIRLTEVSRDFVRYTEKDIRIAYEKATELQLELMMTREREAYLRNRRDELQMRVRSVENSVERAESIGSQMSVVLEYLSGELGQVTRIVESAKNRQMIGLKIILAQEEERKRIAREIHDGPAQMLANLVLRTEIVERMLVKQEFGLVQAEVIDLKGQVRYSLEEMRKVIFNLRPMALDDLGLIPTLRKYVHDYEEKTKIRTSFETRGKEHRLSSAMEAAVYRLVQEGLSNAAKHAYPSYVLVEITYQAQLIKIVVKDNGLGFNVKKISEQANRESFGLVGMRERVELLEGRMEIQSAENQGTTIVIHIPTNVEKGKE; via the coding sequence GTGGAATTTCAGGCCGATGCAATAGATCGGGTGATTAAGAACACCATCGACGTGATGGAGAGCAGCAAGTATCAGATATTCGAAATATTGCAGGTGGCACGGGATGAGCTTGCTGCACTCAACAAAGAGCTGCAGCGGGTTATGGAAGAAACGGATGAAACATTGCAAAAGGTAGACAAGCTGGAGCAGCAGTACCACCGCTCCCGGATCCGGCTGACAGAGGTCAGCCGGGATTTTGTCCGCTACACGGAGAAGGATATCCGGATTGCCTATGAGAAGGCGACGGAGCTGCAGCTGGAGCTGATGATGACGAGGGAGAGGGAGGCCTATCTGCGGAACAGACGCGATGAACTGCAAATGCGGGTTCGCAGTGTCGAAAATTCTGTAGAGCGTGCCGAATCGATTGGTTCGCAAATGAGCGTTGTCCTGGAATATCTGTCCGGAGAACTAGGTCAAGTGACGCGAATTGTCGAATCTGCGAAGAACCGCCAGATGATCGGACTCAAAATAATCCTGGCTCAGGAAGAGGAACGGAAAAGAATTGCCCGGGAAATTCATGACGGTCCTGCTCAAATGCTGGCGAATCTAGTCCTAAGGACGGAAATTGTAGAAAGAATGCTGGTAAAGCAGGAATTTGGGTTGGTACAAGCCGAAGTAATAGACTTAAAGGGGCAGGTAAGATACAGCCTGGAAGAAATGCGCAAGGTGATTTTCAACCTGCGTCCGATGGCGCTTGATGATTTGGGGCTGATTCCGACTCTGCGGAAGTATGTGCATGATTATGAGGAGAAGACGAAAATCCGTACCTCTTTTGAAACCAGGGGGAAGGAGCACCGTTTGTCCTCAGCGATGGAAGCGGCGGTATACCGGCTGGTGCAGGAGGGTCTGTCCAATGCGGCGAAGCATGCTTATCCGAGTTACGTGCTGGTGGAGATTACTTATCAGGCTCAATTGATCAAGATTGTCGTGAAAGACAATGGCTTAGGCTTCAATGTGAAAAAAATCAGTGAACAAGCCAACCGGGAAAGCTTCGGTCTGGTGGGTATGCGCGAACGCGTGGAATTGCTGGAGGGAAGAATGGAAATACAGTCAGCCGAGAACCAGGGCACAACAATCGTAATTCACATTCCGACGAATGTGGAAAAGGGAAAGGAGTAA
- a CDS encoding stalk domain-containing protein, whose product MGKKSTEQTRGNQWSPAKKWIAASLAGVIWIMPVVGSEGAGWLGAGPAPVAQAAASFSATKLSEEVITSGAMMMKYKFTTVRSGKSATGLASVIRVDLNNPYVSLDVMTGKGGNLTTRQSTGGMAAETGAVAAVNGDYFNTGGEGAPIGGQVSGGVLVSTPSQLNGMYAFAVTKDRKPIIDEYTFEGMLTAEDGSQFPLSGINKGAYNPEGGSSTYSHANAAYIYTDAWTALERPKGSSTTPTEVLVENDVITQISLDSALPVTVPKGAYILRTHGLAAQFVKAHLVVGQKLSSAYKLRSKTTQQELDPSTLQMMIGGHTILVNNGKASSFSRSTSSIGGYRARTALGYSQDGRYVYVIAAEKNSNSAGLSLTELQSFMTNIGVWKGINLDGGGSTTMVDRPLAETSTTLTFNTEYGKEQRTIVNGVGVYTSAPQGEVKGIKISGSSVLLIGQKATYTLKGYDTYYNPVDVAAANPSWTASGGSVTVNAGEATAVKPGTVKLKATSGTASAETEVTVLGGEDLSSLIAGTATAPLQAGATVSVPVSAVSKSGATIAVPATALKWEFIGFKGSVGDGKLKVEAVDPGVTTGYAIARYDGFSTAVVLSTAAATAWEDFENANYPFAFTTNAAGVTGTAAVVAGSAERAGSKVLSLSYDMSAGTGKMYAYAQFNGTKGKDIPAAATSMSVDVMGDMSLNWMRAELTDASGKTAYIDLAKVIDWNGWKTLNIDLSGSGIKFPASLKRLYVVNVEEGQDERAKTGTVAFDNISFVMPSLSSEAGLPKGTAAMSIGGKAMTVNGTKRPIDVAPIVKDGSTYVPIKYVLDAFGGNAVWDAKTKKIMVLRGAKALDLTVNKKEFVLNGKRQSAEVAPMILNARTLVPLRLVTEQLGLTVKWEQNTKTVTIES is encoded by the coding sequence ATGGGGAAAAAGAGTACAGAGCAAACACGGGGAAATCAATGGTCGCCTGCTAAAAAATGGATTGCTGCATCTCTGGCGGGTGTAATCTGGATCATGCCTGTTGTCGGGAGTGAAGGTGCAGGATGGCTGGGCGCAGGCCCTGCACCGGTAGCACAAGCAGCAGCGTCCTTCTCGGCGACGAAGCTTAGTGAAGAGGTTATCACTTCCGGGGCGATGATGATGAAATATAAATTTACCACGGTGCGTTCCGGTAAGAGTGCGACAGGACTGGCCAGCGTCATTCGTGTCGATCTGAATAATCCGTACGTCTCTCTGGATGTAATGACCGGCAAAGGCGGGAATCTGACGACACGGCAGAGCACCGGGGGCATGGCGGCGGAGACAGGAGCAGTCGCGGCGGTGAACGGGGATTACTTCAATACTGGCGGAGAAGGTGCACCGATCGGCGGTCAGGTATCCGGCGGTGTGCTGGTGTCTACTCCTTCACAGCTGAACGGAATGTACGCTTTTGCAGTAACCAAGGACCGTAAACCTATCATTGATGAATATACATTTGAGGGGATGCTGACCGCAGAGGATGGCTCCCAGTTCCCGCTGTCCGGCATCAACAAAGGGGCCTACAATCCCGAAGGCGGCAGTTCGACTTACAGTCACGCTAACGCTGCTTATATCTATACAGATGCATGGACAGCGCTGGAACGCCCTAAGGGCAGCTCTACTACACCGACAGAGGTGCTGGTAGAGAATGATGTCATTACCCAGATCTCGCTGGATTCGGCTCTGCCGGTGACCGTGCCCAAAGGGGCTTATATTCTGCGGACGCACGGGCTGGCTGCCCAGTTCGTTAAAGCCCATCTGGTTGTAGGACAGAAGCTAAGCAGCGCTTACAAGCTTCGTTCCAAAACCACCCAGCAGGAGCTCGATCCTTCTACGCTGCAGATGATGATCGGCGGACATACCATTTTGGTCAATAACGGCAAGGCGTCGTCGTTCTCCCGTTCTACAAGCAGCATTGGCGGGTACCGGGCGCGTACAGCGCTGGGGTATTCGCAGGATGGCAGATATGTGTATGTCATTGCAGCCGAGAAGAATAGCAATAGTGCGGGTCTGTCGCTGACAGAGCTGCAATCCTTCATGACGAATATCGGGGTGTGGAAAGGGATAAATCTGGACGGAGGGGGCTCTACAACGATGGTGGACCGCCCGCTGGCTGAAACCTCGACTACACTTACCTTCAATACCGAATACGGCAAGGAGCAGCGCACAATCGTTAACGGCGTGGGGGTATATACTTCTGCTCCGCAAGGTGAAGTGAAAGGGATCAAGATCAGCGGCAGTTCGGTATTGTTAATCGGACAAAAGGCCACATACACTCTGAAGGGCTATGATACGTACTACAATCCGGTGGATGTAGCAGCGGCTAATCCGTCCTGGACCGCAAGCGGCGGCAGTGTAACTGTGAATGCAGGCGAAGCCACGGCCGTCAAGCCGGGAACCGTCAAGCTGAAGGCGACCAGCGGAACAGCGAGTGCGGAGACCGAGGTCACCGTTCTGGGCGGAGAAGATTTGTCCAGCCTGATTGCAGGTACAGCAACTGCACCGCTGCAAGCAGGGGCCACTGTATCAGTTCCGGTTAGCGCAGTGTCGAAGAGCGGGGCAACGATAGCTGTTCCGGCAACCGCACTGAAGTGGGAGTTTATCGGCTTCAAAGGAAGTGTGGGAGATGGCAAGCTTAAGGTGGAGGCTGTCGATCCTGGCGTAACTACCGGATATGCGATTGCCCGCTATGACGGCTTCAGTACGGCAGTTGTCTTGTCTACTGCGGCTGCTACGGCTTGGGAGGATTTCGAGAATGCCAATTATCCGTTCGCATTCACTACCAATGCGGCAGGCGTCACTGGAACAGCAGCAGTAGTTGCGGGCAGCGCAGAGCGTGCAGGCTCGAAGGTGTTATCGCTTAGCTATGATATGAGTGCAGGCACCGGGAAAATGTACGCATACGCCCAGTTCAACGGAACAAAGGGCAAGGATATTCCGGCGGCAGCAACCTCAATGTCAGTCGATGTGATGGGGGACATGAGCCTGAACTGGATGCGTGCCGAACTGACGGATGCCAGCGGAAAGACGGCCTATATTGATTTGGCAAAAGTTATCGACTGGAACGGCTGGAAGACGCTTAATATCGATCTGTCCGGCTCAGGGATTAAATTCCCAGCTTCCCTTAAGAGACTTTACGTGGTAAATGTAGAAGAAGGCCAGGATGAACGGGCCAAGACAGGGACAGTGGCCTTTGATAATATTTCCTTCGTGATGCCATCGCTCTCCAGTGAGGCGGGACTGCCTAAAGGGACGGCAGCGATGAGCATTGGCGGCAAGGCAATGACGGTTAACGGCACCAAACGGCCGATTGATGTCGCACCGATTGTGAAGGACGGCAGTACGTATGTGCCGATAAAATATGTACTGGATGCGTTCGGCGGCAATGCGGTCTGGGATGCGAAGACCAAGAAGATTATGGTCCTTCGCGGCGCCAAGGCGCTGGATCTGACCGTGAACAAGAAGGAATTCGTACTGAACGGGAAGCGGCAGAGTGCTGAAGTAGCACCTATGATCCTGAATGCCAGGACTTTAGTACCGCTCAGACTCGTGACAGAACAGCTCGGACTCACTGTAAAATGGGAACAGAACACTAAGACCGTAACTATCGAATCGTGA